The following are from one region of the Cyanobium gracile PCC 6307 genome:
- a CDS encoding DMT family transporter produces MPRTLRWVLMLLPFALWGTAMAAMKPLLLGASPAMLASLRLLPAGVVLLLAARLLGRSWRVDPVDWPWLLLFAAVDGSLFQGLLARGLGETGAGLGSVLIDSQPLLVALLARTLFGEAINPVGWLGLLIGLLGILCLGLPGEVLRHWWLQGPPALQGQAWSHGEAWMLGAAAAMAVGTVLCRYATRRSDPVAVTGWHMLLGGLPLVLVAGGEALLRPESVSFWPHWSPLEWGLMAYAALLGSALAYGLFFWFARSGDLTGFTALTFLTPVFAVLCGVLLLDERLGPLQWLGAGLALLSVLLINQRGRLWQVGGRTEPVPP; encoded by the coding sequence ATGCCCCGGACCCTGCGCTGGGTGTTGATGCTCCTGCCCTTCGCCCTCTGGGGCACGGCGATGGCGGCGATGAAGCCGCTGCTGCTGGGGGCCTCACCAGCCATGCTGGCCAGCCTGCGGCTGCTGCCCGCCGGCGTGGTGCTGCTGCTGGCGGCCCGCCTGCTTGGGCGCTCCTGGCGGGTCGACCCCGTGGATTGGCCCTGGCTGCTGCTGTTCGCCGCCGTCGACGGCAGCCTGTTCCAGGGGCTCCTGGCCCGGGGGCTGGGCGAGACCGGGGCGGGCCTGGGTTCGGTGCTGATCGATTCCCAGCCCCTGCTGGTGGCCCTGCTGGCCCGCACCCTGTTCGGCGAGGCGATCAACCCGGTGGGCTGGCTGGGCCTGCTGATCGGCCTGCTGGGCATCCTCTGCCTGGGACTGCCCGGGGAGGTGCTGCGCCACTGGTGGCTGCAGGGGCCGCCGGCCCTGCAGGGGCAGGCCTGGAGCCATGGCGAGGCCTGGATGCTGGGGGCGGCGGCGGCGATGGCGGTGGGCACGGTCCTCTGCCGCTACGCCACCCGCCGCAGTGATCCGGTCGCCGTCACCGGCTGGCACATGCTGCTGGGCGGCCTGCCCCTGGTGCTGGTGGCCGGCGGCGAAGCGCTGCTCCGCCCGGAGTCGGTGAGCTTCTGGCCCCACTGGAGCCCGCTGGAGTGGGGCCTGATGGCCTATGCGGCCCTGCTGGGCAGTGCCCTGGCCTATGGCCTCTTCTTCTGGTTCGCCAGAAGCGGCGACCTCACCGGCTTCACCGCCCTCACCTTCCTGACGCCGGTGTTCGCGGTCCTCTGCGGTGTGCTGCTGCTGGACGAGCGGCTCGGTCCGCTGCAGTGGCTGGGGGCGGGGCTGGCCCTGCTCTCGGTGCTGCTGATCAACCAGCGCGGCCGGCTCTGGCAGGTGGGTGGTCGGACGGAGCCGGTGCCGCCATGA
- the sppA gene encoding signal peptide peptidase SppA — MPWPWCRKSRRTLARIAIEGPIAGGTRVRVLKAIEQVQQRECPALLLRIDSPGGTVGDSQEIHAALMRLREKGCRVVASFGNISASGGVYVGVAAEKIVANPGTITGSIGVILRGNDLSRLLKRIGIRFETVKSGLYKDILSPDRALSEAERQLLQELIDASYGQFVAAVAAGRGLEPDVVRTFADGRVFSGAQALEHGLVDVLGDEESARRLAAELAGLDPEKTRTVSFGKPPRRLLGLLPGSTLLQQLSHSLSLELAWSGQPLWLHRP, encoded by the coding sequence ATGCCCTGGCCCTGGTGCCGCAAGTCCCGACGAACCCTGGCGCGCATCGCCATCGAGGGGCCGATCGCCGGGGGCACCCGCGTCCGGGTGCTGAAAGCCATCGAGCAGGTGCAGCAGCGGGAGTGCCCCGCCCTGCTGCTGCGCATCGACAGTCCCGGCGGCACCGTCGGCGACAGCCAGGAGATCCATGCGGCCCTGATGCGTCTGCGGGAGAAGGGCTGCCGCGTGGTGGCCAGCTTCGGCAACATCTCCGCCTCCGGCGGCGTCTACGTGGGGGTGGCGGCTGAGAAGATCGTCGCCAATCCCGGCACCATCACCGGCTCCATCGGCGTGATCCTGCGCGGCAATGATCTCTCGCGGCTGCTGAAGCGGATCGGCATCCGCTTTGAAACCGTCAAGAGCGGCCTCTACAAGGACATCCTGTCCCCCGACCGCGCCCTCTCCGAAGCGGAACGGCAGCTGCTGCAGGAGCTGATCGACGCCAGCTACGGCCAGTTCGTCGCGGCGGTCGCCGCGGGCCGGGGCCTCGAGCCGGACGTGGTGCGCACCTTCGCCGACGGGCGGGTGTTCAGCGGCGCCCAGGCCCTGGAACACGGCCTGGTGGATGTGCTGGGGGACGAGGAGAGCGCCCGCCGCCTGGCGGCGGAGCTGGCCGGGCTGGATCCGGAGAAGACCCGCACGGTCAGCTTCGGCAAACCGCCCCGGAGACTGCTGGGGCTGCTGCCGGGCAGCACACTGCTGCAGCAGCTCTCCCACTCCCTGAGCCTGGAGCTGGCCTGGAGCGGCCAGCCCCTCTGGCTCCATCGCCCCTGA